In a single window of the bacterium genome:
- a CDS encoding efflux RND transporter periplasmic adaptor subunit — MNARIRSAAAVGAACVVLLAGCGGKRDEGAKAPQAPVKVAGLRTAPVAAEELDVVRELAGSVQSSAVSQVAARVMAQVVSVSVDEGDRVSRGQTLVVLDDRELQAKVQQAESARRQAEAGRQQAEAARAQAQAQLGLAAATHARYQALLQSRAVSRQEYEQVAAQESVARAAVAQAEAAIAQAEGAVAQAASAGEEARTWLAFTVITAPVSGRVTAKRIDPGSMAAPGQPLLAIEAEGRYRLELPVDGSLSGTIGKGTPLAVGVDAAGYAGTVPVTEVVPAADPVSRTFLVRASLPADPRFGSGQYARVRVALGTRTAIVVPESAVVHRGQLDGVYVAGNGSLGFRIVQSGPAAGAGRREILSGLAAGERIVVEGAERAADGVQLAEEGR, encoded by the coding sequence ATGAACGCCAGGATCCGGTCGGCCGCTGCGGTGGGCGCGGCCTGCGTGGTGTTGCTTGCCGGCTGCGGCGGGAAGCGGGACGAGGGAGCCAAAGCGCCCCAGGCGCCGGTCAAGGTCGCCGGGCTGCGCACGGCGCCCGTCGCGGCCGAGGAGCTCGATGTCGTCAGGGAGCTGGCCGGCAGCGTCCAGTCGTCGGCGGTGAGCCAGGTCGCGGCGCGCGTGATGGCCCAGGTCGTCTCGGTCTCCGTGGACGAGGGCGACCGCGTCTCCAGGGGACAGACCCTGGTGGTGCTCGACGACCGCGAACTGCAGGCAAAGGTGCAGCAGGCCGAGAGTGCGCGGCGGCAGGCCGAGGCGGGTCGGCAGCAGGCCGAGGCGGCGCGCGCCCAGGCACAGGCACAGCTCGGGCTCGCGGCCGCGACGCACGCACGCTACCAGGCGCTGCTCCAGAGCCGCGCCGTGTCCCGCCAGGAGTACGAACAGGTCGCGGCGCAGGAGAGCGTGGCGCGCGCGGCGGTGGCCCAGGCCGAGGCGGCGATCGCGCAGGCCGAGGGCGCCGTCGCCCAGGCCGCGAGCGCCGGGGAGGAGGCCAGGACGTGGCTGGCGTTCACCGTGATCACCGCCCCGGTCTCCGGCAGGGTCACCGCGAAGCGGATCGACCCCGGCTCGATGGCCGCCCCGGGCCAGCCGCTGCTGGCTATCGAGGCCGAGGGGCGCTACCGCCTCGAGCTGCCGGTCGACGGCTCGCTCTCGGGCACGATCGGCAAGGGGACGCCCCTTGCTGTCGGGGTCGACGCCGCGGGCTATGCAGGGACTGTCCCGGTGACCGAGGTCGTCCCGGCCGCCGACCCGGTCTCGCGGACGTTCCTGGTCCGCGCCAGTCTCCCGGCCGACCCGCGCTTCGGCTCCGGCCAGTACGCCCGCGTCCGCGTGGCGCTCGGCACACGCACCGCGATCGTCGTGCCGGAGAGCGCCGTGGTCCACCGCGGCCAGCTCGACGGCGTCTACGTCGCGGGCAACGGCAGCCTCGGCTTCCGCATCGTCCAGTCGGGCCCGGCGGCCGGGGCGGGCCGGCGCGAGATCCTCTCGGGCCTCGCCGCCGGTGAGCGCATCGTGGTCGAGGGCGCAGAGCGCGCCGCGGACGGCGTCCAGCTCGCGGAGGAGGGCCGCTGA
- a CDS encoding TolC family protein produces MKSEARRVPALLAAALAAALGVAPGRAAAGEELTLRESIAEALRGNDLLKAEQGRQAAAAGAVDAARSFLLPGVSIEERFLRTDNPAYDFSTKINQGRFAAADLQGAPGSFNGPAAISDFQTSLTVAQPLYAPRATLGIALARGEATAVGFDVARTREETAHAALQAWLGAKAAEAYGEAAAKAEEDAAEHVRLATVAEDAGVGLASDRLRASVALSEARRARLTVQNNVEIARRGLGLALGREDAVIPGANDLTVEVPELATLLERVAARADLRAMDERVGNARRAVRLAKAERLPEVGLFGSLQANDPDLPLGTSGTSYSAGVAVTWKLSAGWHSAAAERQAAGELARAESQRAGMAKEARFRVQEAWLRLDEARQSLRIAEEALASAGEGQRLVRVRYENGLATMVALLDAQAALNRARSERTRTTVDLATAVAQLHFASGLLLEKIGG; encoded by the coding sequence ATGAAGAGCGAAGCGAGACGGGTGCCCGCGCTGCTGGCGGCGGCGCTGGCGGCGGCGCTCGGGGTGGCCCCCGGCCGGGCCGCCGCGGGCGAGGAGCTGACACTGCGCGAGTCGATCGCGGAGGCGCTCCGCGGCAACGATCTGCTGAAGGCGGAGCAGGGCCGACAGGCCGCGGCCGCCGGGGCGGTCGACGCCGCGCGCAGCTTCCTGCTGCCGGGCGTCTCGATCGAGGAGCGCTTCCTGCGCACGGACAACCCGGCGTACGACTTCTCGACGAAGATCAACCAGGGGCGCTTTGCCGCCGCCGACCTGCAGGGCGCCCCGGGCTCGTTCAACGGCCCGGCGGCGATCAGCGACTTCCAGACGAGCCTCACCGTGGCCCAGCCCCTCTACGCGCCGCGGGCGACACTCGGCATTGCCCTGGCGCGCGGGGAGGCGACGGCGGTCGGGTTCGACGTGGCCCGCACGCGCGAGGAGACCGCGCACGCCGCACTGCAGGCGTGGCTCGGCGCGAAGGCCGCGGAGGCCTACGGCGAGGCCGCGGCCAAAGCGGAGGAGGACGCCGCGGAGCACGTCCGCCTCGCGACGGTGGCCGAGGACGCCGGGGTCGGACTGGCCTCGGACCGTCTGCGTGCCAGCGTCGCGCTGAGCGAGGCGAGGCGGGCGCGGCTGACCGTGCAGAACAACGTGGAGATCGCCCGGCGGGGGCTCGGCCTGGCGCTGGGCCGCGAGGACGCGGTGATCCCGGGCGCGAACGACCTCACGGTGGAGGTTCCGGAGCTGGCGACGCTGCTCGAGCGGGTCGCCGCCCGCGCCGACCTGCGCGCAATGGACGAGCGGGTGGGGAACGCCAGGCGCGCGGTGCGTCTTGCCAAGGCGGAGCGGCTCCCCGAGGTCGGCCTCTTCGGCTCGCTCCAGGCCAACGATCCGGACCTGCCGCTCGGCACTTCCGGCACGAGCTACAGCGCGGGAGTCGCCGTCACCTGGAAGCTCTCCGCCGGCTGGCACAGCGCCGCCGCGGAGCGGCAGGCCGCGGGCGAGCTGGCGCGCGCCGAATCCCAGCGCGCCGGCATGGCAAAGGAGGCCCGCTTCCGGGTGCAGGAGGCGTGGCTGCGGCTGGACGAGGCCCGCCAGAGCCTCAGGATCGCCGAGGAAGCCCTGGCTTCGGCCGGGGAGGGGCAACGCCTCGTGCGGGTGCGCTACGAGAACGGCCTGGCGACGATGGTCGCACTGCTCGACGCGCAGGCCGCCCTGAACCGGGCGCGCTCCGAGAGGACGCGCACGACGGTCGACCTCGCGACCGCCGTGGCCCAGCTGCACTTCGCATCGGGCCTGCTGCTCGAGAAGATCGGGGGATGA